From the genome of Bradyrhizobium sp. SZCCHNS1050, one region includes:
- a CDS encoding CvpA family protein — protein sequence MPITILDLILLGVMLVSGLLAMVRGFMREVLSIAAWGAAALVTLYSFSKLLPTAKTYFNNDTVASVVVVAGTFVGTLLIVSVITVKISDMILDSRIGALDRTLGFLFGLGRGLLIVVVAFLFFSWLVPDKQRPDWVTGAKSRVVLQGTGDWLMSLLPDDPENTILKKFKKNKPDDDQTDTESPGAGGDGYSKPARDSLKKLIEKPAAK from the coding sequence ATGCCGATAACGATCCTCGATCTCATCCTGCTCGGCGTGATGCTGGTGTCGGGGCTGCTCGCGATGGTCCGGGGCTTCATGCGCGAGGTGCTGTCGATCGCAGCCTGGGGCGCGGCCGCCCTGGTCACGCTTTATTCATTCTCCAAGCTGCTGCCGACCGCCAAGACCTATTTCAACAACGATACCGTCGCGAGCGTGGTCGTCGTCGCCGGTACTTTCGTGGGCACCCTGCTGATCGTCTCGGTGATCACGGTCAAAATCTCCGACATGATTCTCGATTCGCGCATCGGCGCGCTCGACCGCACCCTCGGATTCCTGTTCGGACTGGGCCGCGGCCTGCTGATCGTGGTCGTCGCCTTCCTGTTCTTCAGCTGGCTGGTGCCGGACAAGCAGCGCCCGGACTGGGTCACCGGTGCCAAATCCCGCGTGGTCCTGCAGGGAACCGGGGATTGGCTGATGTCGCTCTTGCCTGATGATCCCGAGAACACCATTTTAAAGAAATTCAAGAAGAACAAGCCGGACGACGACCAGACTGACACCGAGTCGCCCGGAGCGGGCGGCGATGGGTATAGCAAGCCTGCCCGCGACAGCTTGAAGAAGCTGATCGAGAAACCCGCGGCCAAGTGA
- a CDS encoding VOC family protein, with protein sequence MDHLTLPRTGASSEIATFGPVHLEVTHLERAIDFWCETAGLRLCKRNGAAELGTAGETLVVLHPGAKRPALRGFSGLYHIAIHVPDQAEFSRMLRRLIASRTPISPVDHVMSKAIYLNDPDGLGIEFTLETPERFGGYGTFETDFTVFDAEGRPCSGRSPLDVRHELAQAKGPPLSAPLADAARIGHLHLHVPRIEAARTFYTRLGFLPGAFAPQLGFADLGAGGAYTHRIALNVWQGIDAPPAPAGVARLRGFSIRFDTRARLDAALRGCDEVIVRGDQYVLRDPAGTALMLTAEA encoded by the coding sequence ATGGACCATCTGACCTTGCCGCGAACCGGCGCATCCAGCGAGATCGCGACCTTCGGGCCGGTGCATCTGGAGGTCACGCATCTCGAGCGCGCGATCGATTTCTGGTGCGAGACCGCAGGTCTGCGCCTGTGCAAGCGCAACGGCGCGGCCGAGCTCGGCACGGCGGGCGAGACGCTCGTGGTGCTGCATCCCGGTGCGAAACGCCCGGCGCTGCGCGGCTTCTCCGGCCTCTATCATATCGCCATCCATGTGCCCGACCAGGCGGAATTCTCGCGGATGCTGCGCCGGCTGATCGCCAGCCGCACGCCGATCTCGCCGGTCGATCACGTGATGTCCAAGGCGATCTATCTCAACGATCCTGACGGGCTCGGCATCGAGTTCACGCTGGAGACGCCGGAGCGGTTCGGCGGCTACGGCACGTTCGAGACCGATTTCACCGTGTTCGATGCCGAAGGCCGGCCCTGCAGTGGCAGGAGCCCGCTCGACGTGCGCCATGAGCTGGCGCAGGCGAAAGGACCGCCGCTGTCGGCGCCGCTCGCCGACGCCGCGCGGATCGGCCATCTGCATCTGCACGTCCCGCGCATCGAGGCTGCGCGCACGTTCTACACGCGGCTTGGCTTCCTGCCCGGCGCATTCGCGCCACAGCTGGGGTTTGCCGATCTCGGCGCCGGCGGCGCCTACACCCACCGTATCGCATTGAACGTCTGGCAGGGGATCGATGCGCCGCCAGCACCCGCAGGCGTGGCGCGGCTGCGCGGCTTCTCGATCCGCTTCGACACCCGCGCGCGCCTCGACGCCGCGCTGCGCGGCTGTGACGAGGTGATCGTGCGGGGCGATCAGTACGTGCTGCGCGATCCCGCCGGCACCGCGCTGATGCTGACCGCCGAAGCCTGA
- the purF gene encoding amidophosphoribosyltransferase, which translates to MDLHHDSSGEAQADTHADLDFGPQAYLRDPDLDGDTLREECGVFGIYGHNDAAAITALGLHALQHRGQEAAGIVSYDGTRFHSERRLGLVGDTFSRREVIERLPGNAAIGHVRYATTGATILRNVQPLFAELNAGGFAVGHNGNLTNGLTLRRELVRAGAIMQSTTDTEVILHLVAHSRRTNFIDRFIEALRALEGAYSLVCMTNKKLIGARDPLGIRPLVYGELEGCPILASETCALDMIGARYIRDIEPGEVVIFDENGAHSHKPFPPKPARPCVFEYIYFARPDSVVGGRSVYEVRKAFGAQLARESHPDVDVVVPVPDSGVPAAIGYSQHSGVPFELGIIRNHYVGRTFIQPTQAIRESGVRMKHSANRAAIEGKRIILIDDSLVRGTTSRKIVRMMRDAGATEVHFRLASPPILYPDYYGIDLPDRGGLLAATHSLEEMRELIGADSLAFLSIDGMYRAMGEPARDPAAPKYADHCFTGSYPTHLTDQSLVEPTQQQLSLLAEAS; encoded by the coding sequence ATGGACCTGCACCACGATTCTTCCGGCGAAGCCCAAGCGGATACTCACGCGGATCTGGACTTCGGACCTCAAGCCTACCTCAGAGACCCAGACCTTGACGGAGACACGCTGCGCGAAGAGTGCGGCGTGTTCGGCATTTATGGGCACAATGATGCCGCCGCGATCACCGCGCTCGGCCTCCACGCGCTCCAGCATCGCGGCCAGGAAGCCGCCGGCATCGTCTCCTATGACGGCACGCGCTTCCACAGCGAGCGCCGCCTGGGCCTCGTCGGCGACACCTTCTCCCGCCGCGAGGTGATCGAGCGCCTGCCCGGCAATGCCGCGATCGGTCACGTGCGCTACGCGACCACCGGCGCCACGATCCTGCGCAACGTGCAGCCGCTGTTCGCCGAGCTCAATGCCGGCGGCTTCGCTGTCGGCCACAACGGCAACCTCACCAACGGGCTCACGCTCCGCCGCGAGCTGGTGCGCGCCGGCGCCATCATGCAGTCGACCACCGACACCGAGGTGATCCTGCATCTGGTCGCGCATTCCCGCCGCACCAATTTCATCGACCGCTTCATCGAGGCGCTGCGCGCGCTCGAAGGCGCCTACTCGCTGGTCTGCATGACCAACAAGAAGCTGATCGGCGCCCGCGATCCCCTCGGCATCCGCCCGCTGGTGTATGGCGAGCTCGAGGGCTGCCCGATCCTGGCCTCGGAGACCTGCGCGCTCGACATGATCGGCGCGCGCTACATCCGCGACATCGAGCCGGGCGAGGTCGTGATCTTCGATGAAAACGGCGCCCACAGCCACAAGCCGTTCCCGCCGAAGCCGGCGCGTCCCTGCGTCTTCGAATACATCTACTTCGCCCGGCCCGACTCAGTGGTCGGCGGCCGCTCGGTCTACGAGGTCCGCAAGGCATTCGGCGCGCAGCTCGCGCGCGAGAGCCATCCCGACGTCGACGTCGTCGTGCCGGTGCCTGATTCCGGCGTGCCGGCGGCGATCGGCTACAGCCAGCATTCGGGCGTGCCGTTCGAGCTCGGCATCATCCGCAATCACTATGTCGGCCGCACCTTCATCCAGCCGACGCAGGCGATCCGCGAATCCGGCGTGCGCATGAAGCACTCGGCCAACCGCGCCGCGATCGAAGGCAAGCGCATCATCCTGATCGACGACTCGCTGGTGCGCGGTACCACCTCGCGCAAGATCGTGCGCATGATGCGCGACGCCGGCGCCACGGAGGTGCATTTCCGCCTCGCCTCGCCGCCGATCCTCTACCCCGACTATTACGGCATCGACCTGCCGGACCGTGGCGGCCTCTTGGCGGCGACGCATTCGCTCGAGGAGATGCGCGAGCTGATCGGCGCCGACTCGCTGGCGTTCCTGTCGATCGACGGCATGTACCGCGCCATGGGCGAGCCGGCCCGCGACCCCGCCGCGCCGAAATACGCCGACCACTGCTTCACCGGCAGCTATCCGACCCACCTCACCGACCAGTCGCTGGTCGAGCCGACCCAGCAGCAATTGTCGCTCCTGGCGGAGGCGAGCTGA
- a CDS encoding 4Fe-4S binding protein → MTDQTEPTPPLSKRTKAAKVRKAAQHPKRPGAGCKAEPGSFVPVVDRNRCEAKGDCVEVCPYNVFDVAPISGDDFRALSFLGRMRVRFHGMKTAYTPKSYLCLACGLCVVACPERAIDLVEVAAGDSAT, encoded by the coding sequence GTGACCGACCAGACCGAGCCGACACCACCGCTCTCGAAGCGCACCAAGGCTGCCAAGGTGCGCAAGGCCGCGCAGCATCCGAAACGTCCGGGCGCCGGCTGCAAGGCCGAGCCGGGCAGCTTCGTGCCGGTCGTCGACCGCAACCGATGCGAGGCCAAGGGCGACTGCGTCGAGGTGTGCCCCTACAACGTGTTCGACGTTGCGCCGATCAGCGGCGACGATTTCCGCGCGCTGTCCTTCCTCGGCAGGATGCGCGTGCGCTTTCACGGCATGAAGACGGCCTACACGCCGAAGAGCTATCTCTGCCTTGCCTGCGGCCTGTGCGTGGTGGCTTGCCCGGAGCGCGCCATCGATCTCGTGGAGGTCGCGGCGGGTGACAGCGCGACGTAG
- a CDS encoding SDR family NAD(P)-dependent oxidoreductase: MTLPLANRIALVTGASRGIGHATARALARAGAHVVAVARTQGGLEELDDEIRKETGSGATLVPLSMTDSDGIARLGAALHERHGKLDILVGNAAVPGPSSPLGHIDLKPWNDVVAVNLTANFQLIRCMEPLLKASDAGRAVFLTSGAAHKAQAYLGPYAVTKAALETLARVWAHETERTPLRVNLFSPGPIRTRMRATVFPGEDPMTLETPEQVAELIVPMCLPSWTETGKLYEYKTRALKSFQPPA; this comes from the coding sequence ATGACCCTTCCCCTCGCCAATCGTATCGCCCTCGTCACCGGCGCCTCGCGCGGCATCGGCCATGCGACCGCCCGCGCGCTCGCGCGCGCCGGTGCGCATGTCGTCGCCGTCGCCCGCACCCAGGGCGGGCTGGAGGAACTCGACGACGAGATCCGGAAAGAGACCGGCAGCGGCGCCACCCTGGTGCCGCTCAGCATGACCGACAGCGACGGCATCGCCCGGCTCGGCGCCGCGCTGCATGAGCGCCATGGCAAGCTCGACATCCTCGTCGGCAATGCCGCCGTGCCCGGCCCCTCCTCACCGCTCGGCCATATCGACCTCAAGCCGTGGAACGACGTCGTCGCGGTCAACCTCACCGCCAACTTCCAGCTGATCCGCTGCATGGAGCCGCTGCTGAAGGCCTCCGACGCCGGCCGGGCGGTGTTCCTCACCTCAGGCGCCGCTCACAAGGCGCAGGCCTATCTCGGCCCCTACGCCGTCACCAAGGCGGCGCTGGAGACGCTGGCTCGGGTATGGGCGCACGAGACCGAGCGCACGCCGCTGCGCGTCAACCTGTTCAGCCCGGGCCCGATCCGCACCCGCATGCGCGCCACGGTGTTCCCAGGTGAAGACCCGATGACGCTCGAGACGCCCGAGCAGGTCGCCGAATTGATCGTGCCGATGTGCCTGCCGTCGTGGACCGAGACCGGCAAGCTCTACGAGTACAAGACCCGCGCGCTGAAGAGCTTTCAGCCACCGGCGTAG
- the radA gene encoding DNA repair protein RadA, which translates to MAKTTLSFVCQNCGAAYSRWQGKCEACGEWNTLAEEDTTGATSAPVSLRSKRKGRTFQLESLTGKSIDAPRLSSGMTELDRVTGGGFVRGSILLVGGDPGIGKSTLLTQTTAMMARAGHRAVYISGEEAVAQVRLRAERLGLADAPVQLAAETSVEDIISTLSEGTVPRLIVIDSIQTMWTDTVESAPGTVTQVRASAQKLIRFAKKSGAAIILVGHVTKDGQIAGPRVVEHMVDAVLSFEGEGSQQFRILRAVKNRFGPTDEIGVFEMTGLGLREVTNPSELFLSERDLGSPGTAVFAGIEGTRPVLVEIQALVAPTSLGTPRRAVVGWDPSRLSMVLAVLEAHCGVKLSGHDVYLNVAGGLRINEPAADLAAAAALVSSLVNAPLPPDAVYFGEISLSGAVRPVAQTSARLKEAAKLGFGRVVLPERARGEAGGDAGLSLNTVGGLTSLVADIAARGTPRARHDSSREDGDQGRRGPSHAEKNATPARFRRQDG; encoded by the coding sequence GTGGAACACGCTGGCCGAGGAAGACACGACGGGCGCGACCTCCGCGCCGGTGTCGCTGCGCTCCAAGCGCAAGGGCCGCACCTTCCAGCTGGAATCGCTGACCGGCAAGAGCATCGACGCGCCGCGGCTGTCGTCGGGCATGACCGAACTCGACCGCGTCACCGGCGGCGGCTTCGTGCGCGGCTCGATCCTGCTGGTTGGCGGCGACCCGGGCATCGGCAAGTCGACGCTGTTGACCCAGACCACCGCGATGATGGCGCGTGCCGGCCATCGCGCCGTCTACATCTCGGGCGAGGAAGCCGTCGCCCAGGTGCGGCTGCGCGCCGAGCGGCTCGGGCTCGCGGATGCGCCGGTGCAACTGGCGGCCGAGACCTCGGTCGAGGACATCATCTCGACCCTGTCCGAAGGCACGGTGCCACGGCTGATCGTGATCGATTCGATCCAGACGATGTGGACCGACACCGTCGAATCGGCGCCGGGCACGGTGACGCAAGTGCGCGCCTCGGCGCAGAAGCTGATCAGGTTCGCCAAGAAATCCGGCGCCGCGATCATCCTGGTCGGCCACGTCACCAAGGACGGCCAGATCGCCGGGCCCCGCGTCGTCGAGCACATGGTCGACGCGGTGCTGTCGTTCGAGGGCGAGGGCTCGCAGCAGTTCCGCATCCTGCGCGCGGTCAAGAACCGGTTCGGCCCGACCGACGAGATCGGCGTGTTCGAAATGACCGGATTGGGTCTGCGCGAGGTCACCAACCCCTCCGAGCTGTTCCTGTCCGAGCGCGATCTCGGCAGCCCCGGCACGGCGGTCTTTGCCGGGATCGAGGGCACGCGCCCCGTGCTGGTCGAAATCCAGGCCCTGGTGGCGCCGACCTCGCTCGGCACGCCGCGCCGCGCCGTGGTCGGCTGGGATCCGAGCCGGCTGTCGATGGTGCTGGCCGTGCTGGAGGCGCATTGCGGCGTCAAGCTGTCGGGCCACGACGTCTATCTCAACGTCGCCGGCGGCCTGCGCATCAACGAGCCTGCGGCGGATCTCGCCGCGGCCGCGGCTCTGGTCTCCTCGCTGGTCAACGCTCCGCTGCCGCCCGATGCGGTCTATTTCGGCGAAATCTCGCTGTCGGGCGCGGTCCGACCGGTGGCACAGACCTCGGCTCGGCTGAAGGAGGCTGCCAAGCTCGGCTTCGGCCGCGTGGTACTGCCGGAGCGCGCCCGCGGCGAGGCCGGCGGCGACGCCGGGCTCAGCCTCAATACCGTCGGCGGATTGACCAGCCTGGTGGCCGACATCGCCGCGCGCGGCACGCCTCGTGCCCGACACGACAGCAGCCGCGAAGACGGCGACCAGGGCCGCCGCGGCCCCAGCCATGCCGAAAAAAATGCCACACCGGCGAGATTCCGCCGCCAGGACGGCTAG